The proteins below come from a single Periophthalmus magnuspinnatus isolate fPerMag1 chromosome 7, fPerMag1.2.pri, whole genome shotgun sequence genomic window:
- the LOC117373723 gene encoding uncharacterized protein LOC117373723, with translation MSTATVPVANVPSSEMEGRNASYHGSISDFVQTQCSPMPKPTLGFQRIIYGNGTNVGTVIALRCPDKHKLIGDSVKCVLDANSTHWEGETYCKPLSFNEISGFQLAILVSIVSSAVIFFMSMAFLTCCLVDCIEKRKRKEMERYPEMPPQWGEQNYQQEMNRPPYSNKGRNNNNNNHMEKELTQWNHHDPGQSDDRNICRCQQQYNYDLIGPSSSYNAAARFPLLPGYEYDQALLPLNPNSSNVYNQHTEASRQTLSSDQVQVDFTRSDPGWQYGAHHQGSFPGTTNQTGIKNSAKEFSIRVISV, from the exons ATGTCAACGGCAACTGTACCCGTGGCCAATGTGCCCAGCAGTGAGATGGAGGGCAGAAACGCGAGCTATCACGGCAGCATCTCAG ATTTTGTCCAGACTCAGTGCAGCCCGATGCCCAAGCCGACCCTGGGTTTCCAGAGGATCATCTATGGAAATGGCACCAACGTGGGCACTGTGATTGCCCTGCGCTGCCCGGACAAACACAAGCTGATTGGGGACAGTGTCAAGTGTGTTTTAGATGCCAACAGCACACACTGGGAGGGAGAGACCTACTGCAAGC CCCTTTCCTTCAATGAGATCAGTGGTTTCCAATTGGCTATACTCGTTTCGATCGTGAGTTCTGCCGTCATCTTCTTCATGTCCATGGCTTTTCTCACCTGCTGTTTGGTCGACTGCATCgaaaaaaggaaaaggaaagagatggagag GTACCCTGAAATGCCACCGCAGTGGGGAGAACAGAACTATCAACAGGAGATGAATAGACCTCCATACAGTAACAAGGGCaggaacaataataacaataatcataTGGAAAAAGAATTAACCCAGTGGAACCACCATGATCCTGGACAGAGTGACGACCGCAACATATGCAG GTGTCAACAGCAGTACAACTACGATCTAATTGGTCCTTCCTCTTCATATAACGCTGCTGCCAGatttcctcttcttcctggaTATGAATATGACCAAGCACTTTTACCACTCAATCCCAACTCTTCAAATGTCTATAACCAGCATACTGAGGCTTCACGGCAGACTTTGAGTTCAGACCAGGTCCAAGTTGATTTCACAAGGTCTGATCCTGGGTGGCAGTATGGAGCACACCATCAGGGTAGTTTTCCAGGAACTACCAATCAGACAGGGATTAAAAACTCAGCTAAAGAATTTTCGATACGAGTGATATCTGTCTGA
- the LOC117373724 gene encoding caspase recruitment domain-containing protein 19-like, which translates to MAVSHFFGLDPAGYRRQLLTDAHFLCSHRRMDSEMLEKLVLQLNRTYPQILSDQEAQKLRNVRVLTKLRCAELLRNLHCKGEEVCKEFYRGIQIHAEDMYCRLPSRVRYREMQEPKRINDETADLEPNVLSNKGPVFFLSCFSLVVGVAILYYYRV; encoded by the exons ATGGCCGTTTCTCATTTCTTTGGACTAGACCCGGCTGGCTACAGGAGGCAGCTTTTAACAGACGCCCACTTTCTGTGTTCACACCGGAGAATGGACTCAGAGATGCTTGAAAAACTGGTGCTGCAACTCAATAGAACCTACCCCCAGATCCTGTCTGACCAGGAGGCCCAAAAG TTAAGAAATGTGAGAGTGCTGACCAAGCTGAGATGTGCTGAGCTGTTGAGGAACCTCCACTGTAAAGGTGAAGAGGTGTGTAAGGAGTTTTATAGGGGAATCCAGATCCATGCAGAGGACATGTACTGCAGACTGCCCTCTAGAgtcagatacagag AGATGCAAGAACCAAAAAGGATAAATGATGAGACAGCCGACCTTGAACCCAATGTGCTAAGTAATAAAG ggCCTGTGTTCTTCTTGAGCTGTTTTAGTTTGGTTGTTGGTGTTGCCATACTTTACTACTATAGAG TATGA